The following are encoded in a window of bacterium SCSIO 12643 genomic DNA:
- a CDS encoding LptF/LptG family permease, producing the protein MKKLDIYIIKKFLTTFFFILGIMMVIAIIFDVSEKLDDFLKHDVPMEEIVFNYYINFVFFYGNLFSPLLIFLSVIIFTSSMAFKSEIIAILSSGISFNRLLVPYFITATILALISFYFNHFVVPHASKERLAFELAYVGYHAKNPHKNLHKQIKPGHYIYVENYNVDRDIGYKFTYEILNEGKLEYKLLADYIQWDTTANKWELRNYYIREIQDGKEKLYGGKVIDTTMSFLPDEFEHKDYNIAMMDTPELMEFIEDEKLRGSELIPTYEVEKNQRTAMPIATYILVLIGVSFASRKVRGGIGLHLAISVAISFIYIFAMQVTKVYAIKAGLNPLIAVWIPNIFFGILAFYFYYRAPK; encoded by the coding sequence TTGAAAAAATTAGATATCTATATCATAAAGAAATTCCTGACAACGTTTTTCTTTATTCTTGGGATTATGATGGTGATTGCCATCATTTTTGACGTTTCCGAAAAGCTTGATGACTTTTTAAAACATGATGTTCCAATGGAGGAAATCGTGTTCAATTATTATATCAATTTCGTTTTCTTTTACGGAAACCTCTTTAGTCCTCTATTGATATTCTTATCCGTTATTATTTTCACTTCAAGCATGGCTTTTAAAAGTGAAATTATTGCGATTCTAAGCTCAGGGATATCCTTTAATAGACTTCTCGTTCCATATTTTATCACTGCTACGATCCTGGCTTTAATTTCATTTTATTTTAATCATTTTGTGGTTCCTCATGCCAGTAAGGAAAGACTTGCATTTGAATTAGCCTATGTGGGGTATCACGCGAAAAACCCACATAAAAACCTCCATAAACAAATTAAACCGGGTCACTATATCTATGTAGAAAACTATAATGTGGATCGCGATATTGGTTATAAATTCACTTATGAGATTCTGAATGAAGGAAAACTTGAATACAAATTACTTGCTGATTATATCCAATGGGATACAACTGCTAACAAATGGGAGCTTCGTAACTACTACATTAGAGAAATTCAAGATGGTAAAGAAAAACTTTACGGAGGGAAAGTGATCGATACTACTATGTCGTTTCTACCTGATGAATTTGAACATAAAGATTATAACATTGCGATGATGGACACTCCTGAATTAATGGAGTTTATCGAAGATGAAAAACTACGAGGATCCGAGCTTATTCCCACTTATGAGGTAGAAAAAAATCAGCGAACTGCGATGCCTATTGCGACCTATATTTTGGTTCTAATTGGTGTCTCATTTGCGAGTCGTAAAGTACGTGGAGGAATAGGGTTGCACCTGGCTATTAGTGTGGCAATCAGCTTTATATATATTTTCGCTATGCAAGTCACCAAAGTCTACGCTATCAAAGCAGGCCTTAATCCACTTATCGCAGTGTGGATACCCAACATTTTCTTTGGGATTCTTGCATTTTACTTCTATTATCGCGCCCCAAAATAA
- a CDS encoding acetyl-CoA carboxylase carboxyltransferase subunit alpha, producing MAAYLEFEKPIADLEEQLEKALEIADIGQVDASQTINDLKKKINETKKEVYAKLTPWQRVQVSRHPERPYTLDYITGMTDGNFVELHGDRNVKDDKAIVGGLGSIDGKSYMFIGQQKGINTKMRQYRNFGMANPEGYRKALRLMKLAEKFNKPIITLIDTPGAYPGLEAEERGQGEAIARNLFEMFQLKVPIICIVIGEGASGGALGIGIGDRVLMLENTWYSVISPESCSSILWRSWEHKEKAAEALKLTSKDMLKNKLIDGIIKEPAGGAHSNKADMVKRVKREVIKSVKALEEIDPEELIENRIQKFCDMGVYAK from the coding sequence ATGGCAGCATATTTAGAATTCGAAAAGCCTATTGCAGACTTAGAAGAACAATTGGAAAAGGCTTTAGAAATAGCGGATATAGGACAAGTTGATGCTTCACAAACCATCAATGATTTAAAAAAGAAAATCAACGAAACAAAAAAAGAAGTTTATGCCAAATTAACACCTTGGCAAAGAGTTCAGGTATCTAGACATCCTGAGCGACCATATACATTGGATTATATCACTGGAATGACTGATGGAAATTTCGTGGAACTTCACGGTGATAGAAACGTAAAAGACGATAAAGCAATTGTTGGTGGACTAGGTTCTATCGATGGTAAATCATATATGTTCATCGGACAGCAAAAAGGCATCAATACCAAAATGCGTCAATATAGAAATTTTGGTATGGCCAATCCAGAAGGATACAGAAAAGCACTTCGTCTAATGAAATTGGCTGAAAAATTTAATAAACCAATCATTACTCTAATTGATACTCCGGGAGCATACCCAGGATTAGAAGCAGAAGAGCGTGGTCAGGGTGAAGCTATTGCACGTAACCTATTTGAAATGTTCCAATTAAAAGTTCCAATCATTTGTATTGTAATTGGAGAAGGGGCTTCAGGAGGTGCTTTAGGTATTGGTATCGGTGATCGCGTTTTAATGCTTGAAAACACCTGGTATTCAGTTATATCTCCAGAGTCATGTAGTTCTATTTTATGGCGCTCTTGGGAGCATAAGGAAAAAGCTGCTGAAGCTTTAAAACTTACCTCAAAAGACATGCTTAAGAATAAACTAATTGATGGTATTATTAAAGAACCTGCAGGTGGAGCACATTCTAATAAGGCAGACATGGTAAAACGTGTAAAAAGAGAGGTGATCAAATCTGTTAAGGCTTTAGAAGAAATCGATCCGGAAGAGCTTATCGAAAACAGAATTCAAAAATTCTGTGATATGGGCGTCTACGCGAAATAA